ATCAGAAGGTGAGGCCTGGAAGGAGAGGCACATGAGTTCATTCTGCAGCCTTTACATGTTCATGGCACACTGCTCCTACCCTCACAATTGGGACTTGGACTGGCCCAAGTTTCTACAGAAAAGGTTTGCAGGGCAGGGAAGATTGGGGAGAAGTGGGAGGGAAGTGTTATTGGTTAAGACTGATAGCTCCAAATTTCACATcaggattggggtttttttcagggTATATTGATTTTAATGGATAATCTGAAGATCTACATATATCTTAACAATATATTTTCTAGTGATAAAGTATTACTTTGTTTATCTGGGGATGAGAAGGGCTGGGGTCTTTCGGGGGTAGAGTAAAAGATTTGACTGGCATCTTTCTCTgcccttttgggcttccagctgaattGAACCCTGCTCTGACTGGGCTAAGGCACTACCTACCCAGGAAGGAAGGTAGGCAGGCAGAAATGGACCTGGTGGAAAATATGGGTCAGAGGGCATCCTCATACACAGTTCCACCAGGACAatgatttaacaaaaaaaaaaaaaaaggaaaacagaagaaaatggacACCCTGCACATTACTGGACCATTGGCAACCCTAAATACCATGCCCGAATGCTGCTAGACCTGTCCTGAGATTCAAACGTTTAGCCTCCCTCTGCAGCAGCACACAACACTACAACCTAAGCCATAGGTTTGGTCAGACCAAAGTAAAGAGGTATCTGAAAGAAAAGATCAACAAAATACTATATAGGCTCCTTTAAACAATGAAAAGATAGTGCCAAGATATGTAAGAGTAAAAAACTGAATCAGAAATGTTTGTAGAATACAGTGAGCATGGAATAATGGGCACTTATTTAGTGCCAGTGGGGATTGTTTTGCCACGTGACATTCAAATATTACTGAActgataaacagaaaaaaaaaacccccaaaaaacttttccaGCAAACTGAAAAGTATAAGTGTCTAAATCCTGGAACATGCATTTGCTGACAACTGATAGGAATCACCAATATCGAAAACATTCTTCTTTTCcattcatcacatttttttttaatactaatgATAAGCACAAACAGCTTTCTCTTCATATATCACTTCAAAAAATTAATTCAGATGTTTAACTGGTAATTTAAAAACCAACTTTTTTTTCAGCTTGAGTCAGTTAATCATTAAAAAGCGAATAAGTACAGTAGTGCATCAAGGGGGGAGTCTATatactaagatggtaactttcaaagcagcgtgcaggtgcacatgtatgcacgttcaaaggcccacacccagggacaccGCTATTTCATaacatacgtgtgtgtgtgtatatggatgaatgttataaaatagcctgtccgGGTGCACATATGCGCTCGAGTTTAAGTGGGTGCACCTGTGTGAGCAAAGGCCACTTCTACCACTTAAATGGAGGTATTTTAAAAGGCATGTGCACCAATACCATTGCCTGTTTTGCCAGTTTGTTCCCAaacacccctagtttaatagtctccccccccctccccccgttagCCCTGaactttaaaaccctgctgatctgcctagattattttgttttatcacttacacatcatcaatagcagaagtaaacttacatggcaggggaccacAGCAAACGATAATGCGCAAAATTTAGGTTaaaatcccagaatgcccctttttgaaaacttttcgtTTGTGCGAGCAGCGGCATTTCTGCCtgtatccaggcagcttttaaaatccacttagtACCTGCCAGTCCACTATATTCACGCATCCCCCAACTGATGGGCGCGTCAGGACtttaaaaatcacctttaagaggttttctcccattttgtgtctattggAAAATGCTTAGTTCAGAATCCTAAATGTTCTACTACACTAAATATTAAGCTGCTctattcattttgaaaacaatgcaaaaataaccTTAGCTTTTAAACAGCCCATGCTGAAGACTACAAAGAGATGAAAAGCTATTTCGCATCCCGTGTCTTTCCCTTATACAGTTAAATGCAAATTTTTCTTTCCAGCTGTATTCTTATCATCTCACTGCTTACATAGCTAATACGCCACCTACTGCAAAACTGAGCTGACAGTTCAGGCAATGCTGCTAGCGTTTCCATTCCACCTCCGTGGCAGAGCTGAataacgctttttttttttttttaatatttttcttttaaaccaaACAAAAGATTGCTGACAGGTCTTGTTCAACACCCTGGTTCACAGAATGGAACGCAGAACAAACAAAAAGGGCAAGGAATGGGAGGAGAAATGCAATAATCCTGAAGATACTGAAACAAGCACGAACTGTAAAACATCCCTGATTACTCTCAATGTTGGCGGATATCTGTATATCACACAAAAACAAACGTTGACCAAGTATCCAGATTCCTTCCTTGAAGGAGTGGTGAACGGCAAAATTCTCAGCCCAATTGATGCTGATGGACATTACTTCATCGACAGGGATGGACTCCTGTTCAGGCATATTCTCAACTTCCTACGAAATGGAGAACTTTTATTACCTGAAGGTTTTCGAGAAAATCAACTTTTGGCACACGAGGCAGATTTCTTTCAGCTGAAGGCTTTAGCTGATGCAGTGAAAGCACGGTGGGAGAAAGAGCAGCAAGCAGCAAGAGAGACCACGTTTCTGGAAATAACTGATAATCATGATCGCTCACAAGGTCTTCGAATCTTTTGTAATGCTCCTGATTTCATAGCCAAAATCAAATCTCGCATCATCCTAGTCTCCAAAAGCAGGCTGGATGGATTTCCAGAAGAGTTCTCAATATCCTCAAATGTTATTCAATTTAAGTAtctaataaaatcagaaaatggCACACGACTTGTTTTGAAGGAAGATAACACTTTCATCTGCACCCTGGAAACTCTCAAGTTTGAGGCTATAATGATGGCATTAAAATGTGGATTTCGACTGCTGACCAGTCTGGATTGCTCCAAAGGGTCAATTGTCCACAGCGACGCACTTCATTTTATTAAATAATGGTACAGATTACTGGACAAAAGCAACAAAGCATACAATCAGTAAACATCATTAAACTACAGCATCAAGACATTACAGATAATGCACCTCACTAGCACTCAGTCACAAGGCTCTGATGCTAATGAATTTATGCGAGCTGATGGTATGTAAATTCTATCTATTATGACGTGCAAGAGTTATTCATGCTGCATACAAT
This sequence is a window from Rhinatrema bivittatum chromosome 5, aRhiBiv1.1, whole genome shotgun sequence. Protein-coding genes within it:
- the KCTD4 gene encoding BTB/POZ domain-containing protein KCTD4 — encoded protein: MERRTNKKGKEWEEKCNNPEDTETSTNCKTSLITLNVGGYLYITQKQTLTKYPDSFLEGVVNGKILSPIDADGHYFIDRDGLLFRHILNFLRNGELLLPEGFRENQLLAHEADFFQLKALADAVKARWEKEQQAARETTFLEITDNHDRSQGLRIFCNAPDFIAKIKSRIILVSKSRLDGFPEEFSISSNVIQFKYLIKSENGTRLVLKEDNTFICTLETLKFEAIMMALKCGFRLLTSLDCSKGSIVHSDALHFIK